TGTGGCTTCATTGCTCACCTTTTATTATATACATCCTGACAAACTCATTATCTATTCCTCTTAACCGCTTGCCTTCCCCCTCTCTACAGGCAGACAGCATGTTACTGCTGCCTGCCCGAGAAATCAACGAGAGAAAACAAACTATTATCAGAGAATTATAATTATCTTTTGTGATAAAATCAGTGCTTAAAACGTTCTTATTTTGCTTTCTTAATAGCTCGCAAAAGGACACAAAAAAGCGAACAAAGGAAACTCCGTGAAGTCCTTTGTTTACAAGGGTTACGACACGCTTCGCGCGCGCGTAGGCTGGAAGAAAAAAAGAATGATTAAACGCTAGTAGCGCCTGTGTGTGTGTGTGTTAGCAAAATATCTGAAACTACCAAATATAAAGCACTAAAAAAGGCAAAGAAATCAAAGTTTCTTTGCTGTGCTGGATTGGCAGGATATGTCGTTGCTAATTGTTTCACGGTCGCAAAGGTAAAACATCTTTTTAGAATGGGCAAGGAAATTCCAAAGAAATATAGAAACCTGATAAGATTAATGAGAAAAACGGCTATGCTGTAACAATTTCCTTTGTCAGAATGCTTTCTAACTGTTCGGCAGAAAGACGGAGTTGGAACTCACCACGTAGGGCAACACTGATACGGCCTGTTTCCTCTGACACGATGACAGCCAAGGCATCAGAGTCTTGAGAGATACCCATTGCAGCACGGTGTCGCAAACCAAGTTCCTTTGGAATATCTTGCTTGTGGCTCACAGGAAGAATACAACCTGCAGCCTTGATACGACGTTTAGAGATAACCATCGCACCGTCATGGAGTGGAGAATTCTTAAAGAAGATGTTTTCAATGAGACGTTGATCAATGCGGGCATCAATCAAGTCGCCTGTCTCCACAATGTCTTCTAACTTCACACCACGCTCAATAACAATCAGTGCACCGACCTTTCCACGGCTCATACTCATACAAGCCATAACGATAGGCATAATTGTTTCCTTGTCAACTTCTTCTTTGCTTCCTTTCTTGGTGAACAACTTCATAATGTTGTTTATCTTTCTGTGCGCACCAAGGCTATAAAGGAAGTGGCGTATATCTTCTTGGAAGAGGACAATCAGACCGATGACTCCCACCGAAACAAGTTTGTCCATGATACTACCTAAGAGGCGCATCTCCAACACTTGACTCACTATGAGCCATACGATAACGAATACCATAATACCGATAAAGATGTTCAGCGAGCGTGACTCCTTCATCAATCGGTAAATATAGTAGAGCATCAGTGCTACCAGCACGATGTCGATTACATCTTTTATTCCAAATGGGAAAAACATAATAGTAGAGCAACTCCCAGTTTCGCAATCGCAACTTCTGACAATAGGTTAAGTCGGTATGCTAATATTGGGTGAAGTGTGGGTTATCTATTGGTTGATAATTAATATGTTAAATAACGCTTATTGCTCAGCATTCTGGCGCATTGCTTCAACGATTTTCACCGCTTCAACAGCTGGACGAACGTCGTGAACACGGAGGATGTTGGCTCCTTTCATGAGAGCGATAGTGTTCAGGACGGTTGTACCATTAAGACTTTCATCTGCTGTGATGCCCAAAAGTTGATGAATCATACGCTTGCGGCTGATGCCAACGAGTAGGGGAAGTTCCATTACTTGCAATCGCTCCATCACACTCAGCAAGGTGTAGTTTCCTTCTACAGCACCCTTTCCAAAGCCAAAGCCTGGGTCGAGGATAATATCTTTTTGTCCTAAGGCACGCAACTCTTGTACTTCACGTGAGAAATTGATGAGCATATCGTGTAGATTGGCTGCCGTAGACATTAATATATAAGGTGTACCTAATTCGGCGACAGTAGGGAACATCTCTGGGTCTTTACCTTCTTCAACATCGTTAATGATGTCGGCTCCGAACTCTTCAACCGTGCATCTGGCAATTGAAGCGTGGAAGGTATCAATAGAGATGATGGCTTCTGGCTCTGCTTCTCGGATAATTGGGAGGGCAAAAGCTAATCGATTCATCTCCTCTTCGGCACTGACAGGGTCACTGTTGGGACGAGTAGAGCAAGCTCCAACGTCAATAATCTTTGCCCCTTCAGCCACAATCTCATGCGCACGTTGGCGAATAGCCTCCTCTGTCTGTACCCGACTGCCGGCAAAGAAAGAGTCTGGTGTCACGTTCATGATACCCATAACAAGTGGATGGCTCAAGTCGAGGAGCTGTCCCCTTACGTTGATAGTATAGTTAACGAGCTTCACGTCTGCCCCAAGGTTCATATTTTCCATATCCGCAAAGGTAATGCAAAAGTAGCATATACGTGAATTTTGAATTAAGAAATTTGATATAGTGTGGGAGACAGGGTAATCTTAAGACAGGGTAACAGGGAAGTAGGGGATGTGTTGAGACATAGTAACAGAGTAGTAGGGAGTGTCTTAAGACAAGGTAACAGAGGAACAAAAGCTTTACATGAATTCTTGTAAGATCTCAAAATAATGACCGAATTACTTGACTTGTGTTTATATTTCTGTTATATTTGCATCGATATATAACAATTTATTCCTACACTTTATGAAAAAAATGAGTAATGGATTTCACATGTTATATCATAAGAAGACTGTCAAACTTTTGATTTTTCTTCTGTTGATGTTCTTAGCATTTTTGCTTGTTGAAATACTGAAAGGGGAGGATGAGATTTATACTGCTGCTTTTCTGAAAACCATAGGTTGTTTGATATTTATCTATGGATGCAAGATGTTGTATAGCTTTCGGAAATACGTTAATAGGCGTAATGACGAAAAATGAAACTAACCCTCTCTTTATGCAGCTGACGGTTTTGCTAAATTTAATTTTGCTGTCACTTCTATCATATGAAACCATTGCTTAACTCATTAGTTTACAGTAGGGTTAAGTGAAGTGTTAAAAGTGACAGCAAACTAAAACAAAACTATTCTTGTAAGATACTTAATAGCTTCTCTATCTTTAGAAAGTCTTTAGCACTCTATATATAGGAAGAATAAAAAATAGGATATGCCAGTCACCTGACACATCCTATATTATATAATGTTTAATGATAGTCTGTCTGTTGATAGGCAGGACTTAGGCGTTTACACGCCCCAAGTAACTACCATCGCGAGTGTCAATCTGGATAACCTCACCCTCATTGATGAAGAGAGGAACGCGAACAACAGCGCCAGTCTCAAGTGTAGCAGGCTTTGTTGCGTTTGTTGCAGTGTTACCCTTTACACCTGGCTCGCTGTGTGTAATTGTCAATGTAGTCTTAACAGGCATCTCAGCGAGGAGGATTGTGCCGTCAGAAGTATCTGTAACAACTTCTACAACGTCACCTTCCTTCATGTAGTCAGAACCAGTAATCTGGTGCTTAGAAATAGGAATCTGCTCGAAAGTCTCCTGATTCATGAAGATGTAACCAGTTGAATCCTCATAAAGGTACTGATAAGGACGACGCTCAACACGTACATCCTCAAGCTTGAAACCAACCTGGAAAGTACGCTCAAGCACACGGCCGTCAGCAACATTCTTCAACTTTGTGATCATAACGGTGTTACCCTTGCCTGGCTTACGGTGCTGGAAGTCGATGCAAGTCCAAATTTTACCATCAAGACGAATACATGTTCCAATCTTGATTTCCTGTGAATTAATCATAATCTGTTAATATCTAATTTATTATTTTTATACGTTGATATCTCA
The Prevotella melaninogenica DNA segment above includes these coding regions:
- the cdaA gene encoding diadenylate cyclase CdaA, with the protein product MFFPFGIKDVIDIVLVALMLYYIYRLMKESRSLNIFIGIMVFVIVWLIVSQVLEMRLLGSIMDKLVSVGVIGLIVLFQEDIRHFLYSLGAHRKINNIMKLFTKKGSKEEVDKETIMPIVMACMSMSRGKVGALIVIERGVKLEDIVETGDLIDARIDQRLIENIFFKNSPLHDGAMVISKRRIKAAGCILPVSHKQDIPKELGLRHRAAMGISQDSDALAVIVSEETGRISVALRGEFQLRLSAEQLESILTKEIVTA
- the folP gene encoding dihydropteroate synthase gives rise to the protein MENMNLGADVKLVNYTINVRGQLLDLSHPLVMGIMNVTPDSFFAGSRVQTEEAIRQRAHEIVAEGAKIIDVGACSTRPNSDPVSAEEEMNRLAFALPIIREAEPEAIISIDTFHASIARCTVEEFGADIINDVEEGKDPEMFPTVAELGTPYILMSTAANLHDMLINFSREVQELRALGQKDIILDPGFGFGKGAVEGNYTLLSVMERLQVMELPLLVGISRKRMIHQLLGITADESLNGTTVLNTIALMKGANILRVHDVRPAVEAVKIVEAMRQNAEQ
- the efp gene encoding elongation factor P, whose amino-acid sequence is MINSQEIKIGTCIRLDGKIWTCIDFQHRKPGKGNTVMITKLKNVADGRVLERTFQVGFKLEDVRVERRPYQYLYEDSTGYIFMNQETFEQIPISKHQITGSDYMKEGDVVEVVTDTSDGTILLAEMPVKTTLTITHSEPGVKGNTATNATKPATLETGAVVRVPLFINEGEVIQIDTRDGSYLGRVNA